One genomic window of Phoenix dactylifera cultivar Barhee BC4 unplaced genomic scaffold, palm_55x_up_171113_PBpolish2nd_filt_p 000097F, whole genome shotgun sequence includes the following:
- the LOC103704941 gene encoding uncharacterized protein LOC103704941 — translation MPKLARGTRNQMALLSANLLAPNITLLPFNPPSSHLPRNPTLLPSSLQKSLPNPPSHNRTAVAASSSSSSSSPAAAAAAAAAATDLHPPEKNIKSRESRSNWEAFARRVSGEWDGFGAEFTADGKPVELPEAVVPEAFREWGVQLFDWQTQCPTLATDAGDPVLSYKLIKLLPTVGCEADAATRHSIEERVAGGTGNKVSAFGYDSNGCYVAVSALEGRNGRRFLELEHCLVDPGNREARVRVIQVVRVDEGEMRLESLRVFSEQWYGPFQNGEQFGGCAIRESGFASTAAVGESEVAGVWQGTSVAVARFQSEQTDIFHELVVDRPGKSIRNQLGLVLLPKQLWCYFKQNKDGETWGEVGWLLNHGNAMTSRCIFLKDGRLQEIAIGQEIAVLMGI, via the exons ATGCCAAAGCTAGCGAGGGGAACCAGAAACCAGATGGCGCTTCTCTCTGCCAATCTCCTGGCCCCAAATATTACCCTACTCCCCTTCAATCCCCCCTCCTCCCACCTCCCAAGAAACCCTACCCTCCTCCCCAGCTCCCTTCAAAAGTCTCTTCCAAACCCCCCTTCTCACAACCGAACTGCCGTCGccgcctcttcttcctcctcctcgtcctccccagccgccgccgccgccgccgccgccgcggctACTGACCTCCATCCCCCGGAGAAGAACATCAAGTCCCGGGAATCTCGATCCA ACTGGGAAGCGTTCGCGAGGCGAGTTTCCGGTGAATGGGATGGCTTCGGAGCCGAATTCACCGCTGACGGGAAGCCTGTCGAGCTCCCGGAGGCGGTCGTCCCCGAGGCCTTCCGGGAGTGGGGGGTCCAGCTCTTCGACTGGCAGACCCAGTGCCCGACCCTGGCCACCGATGCAGGTGACCCCGTCCTCTCCTACAAGCTCATCAAGCTGCTTCCGACCGTGGGATGCGAGGCCGACGCCGCCACGAGGCACAGCATCGAGGAGAGGGTCGCCGGGGGCACCGGCAATAAGGTTTCGGCTTTCGGCTATGACTCGAATGGTTGTTATGTTGCAGTATCGGCTTTGGAGGGTCGGAATGGGCGGAGATTCTTGGAATTGGAGCACTGCTTGGTGGATCCTGGGAATCGGGAAGCTAGGGTAAGGGTGATTCAGGTGGTTCGGGTGGATGAAGGGGAAATGAGGTTGGAGAGTTTAAGAGTGTTTTCAGAGCAGTGGTACGGGCCGTTCCAAAATGGCGAGCAGTTCGGTGGGTGTGCCATTCGGGAGTCGGGGTTCGCTTCGACGGCTGCAGTGGGGGAGTCTGAGGTTGCTGGAGTGTGGCAAGGAACAAGCGTTGCAGTTGCTAGATTTCAGAGTGAACAAACG GATATATTCCATGAACTTGTGGTGGATCGTCCAGGAAAGTCAATTAGAAATCAATTGGGCCTTGTATTACTTCCTAAACAGTTATGGTGTtattttaaacaaaataagGATGGTGAAACATGGGGGGAGGTTGGATGGTTGTTGAATCATGGTAATGCCATGACATCAAGATGTATTTTCCTCAAGGATGGAAGATTGCAG GAGATAGCAATTGGACAAGAAATTGCAGTTTTAATGGGCATATAA
- the LOC120104765 gene encoding uncharacterized protein LOC120104765: MAKKKGKAIGNGKAALILAATQVPPQPPRLPERVEEFHDDDDYIPDGDMIEELDANEEINDEEMNGAVQNHEDTMNEDQMNDELGIDPRQSNGPEPTLKAPVDANGKVIVRCKRGMFLDYEVSHKAVAIMRQFFNGPWLSWREVPTHAKVGMWNKFEEIHTILPGQLHHVHEVWNKHCQRRLTTSLGKVRSQKLLEAKGDLNKARDKPPNWISRENWNKLIDIWISPKWKKKSEANKNNRNTMKNGSISKHCGGSITFVNHDERLVHIFIQLDFYNNFYIIVQSS, from the exons ATGgccaagaaaaaagggaaagcaATAGGTAATGGAAAAGCAGCTTTAATACTGGCTGCTACTCAAGTTCCTCCTCAACCTCCTAGGTTGCCTGAGCGTGTCGAGgaatttcatgatgatgatgattacaTTCCTGATGGGGACATGATTGAAGAGTTGGATGCAAATGAAGAAATAAATGATGAAGAAATGAATGGTGCAGTGCAAAATCATGAGGATACAATGAATGAGGATCAGATGAATGATGAACTTGGAATTGATCCAAGACAGAGCAATGGCCCAGAACCAACCCTTAAAGCCCCTGTTGATGCAAATGGAAAAGTGATTGTTAGGTGCAAAAGaggaat GTTTCTTGATTATGAGGTCAGTCACAAAGCTGTTGCTATCATGCGCCAATTTTTTAATGGTCCGTGGTTGTCATGGAGGGAGGTCCCTACACATGCTAAAGTTGGAATGTGGAACAAATTTGAG GAGATACACACAATTCTTCCAGGACAATTGCATCATGTGCATGAAGTTTGGAACAAGCATTGTCAGCGACGATTGACAACCTCATTAGGGAAGGTCAGAAGCCAAAAGCTTCTGGAAGCAAAAGGAGATTTAAACAAAGCCCGTGATAAACCCCCTAATtggatctctagagaaaattggaataagctaattgatatttggatctctccaaaatggaagaagaaatcagaagccaacaaaaataatagaaacacCATGAAGAACGGTAGCATCTCTAAACACTGTGGAGGATCAATCACATTTGTGAATCATGACGAACGATTGGTACATATCTTTATTCAATTAgatttctataataatttttatattattgttcAGTCATCTTAA
- the LOC120104771 gene encoding uncharacterized protein LOC120104771 translates to MEHDGIGREEANMPREELCQLLNIRAEFCDGVKGFLEFAFTQLEYCSGDKIRCPCIRCDNQKFLNRDTVNVHLLRKGFTPGYSTWFAHGELLGAVAPVSTSAVEASTSMDVGCEHGQQYRTMVMEAMGPEEELHLRSAFEVNHEEEPNKDAADFYSLLKDAEVPLWEGCKKHSKLSAISQLLNCKSEFNMSISCYDRIMKIVKNMLPESEKLPSDFYQSKKMLRKLGLEYTSIDVCENNCMLFYKETENLIECTICGHPRYKLRRNDGGGRRKDVPYRRLRYLPITPRLQRLFMSSRTAELMSWHVKGGDSDEMVHPACGEAWKHFDRIHPSFSTEPRNVRLGLCTDGFNPFSQSARPYSCWPVFVTVYNLPPSICMKRPYIFLSLVISGPKSPGKSIDVLLRPLIDELKILWEVGVTTYDIFRKENFQMKAVLLWTINDFPAYGMLSGWSTHGKLACPYCMENSKTFTLQHGGKTSFFDCHRQFLPMDHAYRYQVDSFFNGRIETDPPPRRLSGEELKNRISALPNITFGLKAPKHTIPGFGKDHNWVKRSIFWELPYWHTLLIRHNLDVMHIVRNVFLNIFYTCMDVKGKTKDNVKARQDLELYCKRPKLRIQFVNGKLVKPPASYVLSKDQAMEVCEWVKGLRLPDGYASNISKCVNLDDYKFYGLKSHDCHVFMLRLLPIAFREVLPAPVWDALTELSCYFRDLCSTTLRVQDMEVLEKNIVVTLCKLEKIFPPAFFDSMEHLPVHLAYEAKVGGPVQYRWMYPFERLMHDIKQKVKNRASIEGSIVEAYIIEEISTFCSHYFEPSIQTRLNQVPRNEDEGEFDLVDRLSIFTHQGRPFGKPSARHLTTQEFNAAELYVLLNCVEVQPFGKYFDDYIRQSCPNISQIDLERRREMEFPAWFRSYVNDSKNHVDGRLKDLSYGPGNKVKCYKGYFVNGYRFHTKEYGKDKRTFNSGVCIKGSSYNDFESDYYGMLVDIIELDYFGIGNKVVLFKCDWYDRDKGMKVHPQHGLVEINYKLRLPTNDPFVLAQQAHQVFYTGYPGKKKNRRLWWAVIKTKARGRFLPSGTEENFSDFYQEENYRIPTPISMTDELDDPDILVGVNRDAEDIDAAEIELTTNQMEEDLEDEEEDFEDEQTEEEEHEAEED, encoded by the exons ATGGAGCATGATGGAATTGGACGAGAAGAGGCTAACATGCCAAGAG aggaACTATGTCAGTTGTTGAATATAAGAGCTGAGTTCTGTGATGGAGTTAAAGGGTTCCTTGAGTTTGCATTTACTCAGTTAGAGTATTGTAGTGGTGATAAGATTAGATGCCCTTGTATAAGATGTGACAACCAGAAATTTCTTAACCGTGATACGGTCAATGTTCATCTGTTGAGAAAGGGGTTTACACCGGGATATTCAACATGGTTTGCACATGGGGAGTTACTTGGTGCAGTTGCTCCTGTAAGTACAAGTGCAGTAGAAGCATCCACATCAATGGATGTTGGTTGTGAACATGGTCAGCAATATAGAACCATGGTGATGGAAGCTATGGGTCCAGAAGAGGAACTTCATTTGAGAAGTGCATTTGAAGTTAATCATGAGGAAGAACCAAACAAGGatgctgcagatttttattctttgttgaaAGATGCAGAAGTACCTTTGTGGGAAGGGTGTAAAAAACACTCTAAGTTATCTGCTATTAGTCAATTATTAAATTGCAAGTCTGAATTTAATATGAGTATATCTTGCTATGAtcgaatcatgaaaatagtgaaGAATATGTTGCCGGAAAGTGAGAAGCTGCCCTCTGATTTCTATCAATCAAAGAAGATGCTTCGGAAGTTGGGGTTGGAGTATACAAGTATTGATGTTTGTGAGAATAATTGTATGCTATTCTATAAGGAAACAGAGAATTTAATTGAGTGTACTATTTGTGGTCATCCTCGTTATAAACTCAGAAGAAATGATGGTGGTGGTAGAAGAAAAGATGTTCCTTATAGAAGGTTGCGATATCTTCCAATAACACCAAGACTTCAGAGGCTTTTTATGTCAAGCAGAACGGCTGAACTCATGTCATGGCATGTGAAGGGAGGTGATTCAGATGAGATGGTGCATCCTGCTTGTGGGGAGGCTTGGAAGCACTTTGACCGCATTCATCCATCCTTTTCTACCGAGCCTCGTAATGTTAGACTTGGGTTATGTACGGATGGATTTAACCCCTTTAGCCAATCAGCTCGTCCTTATTCTTGTTGGCCAGTTTTCGTAACAGTTTACAATCTTCCACCATCAATATGTATGAAACGACCCTACATTTTTCTAAGTTTAGTCATTTCTGGACCTAAGAGCCCTGGCAAAAGTATTGATGTCTTGCTTAGGCCTTTGATTGATGAACTTAAAATATTATGGGAAGTAGGGGTCACCACTTATGACATCTTTAGAAAAGAGAATTTTCAAATGAAGGCAGTTTTATTATGGACTATCAatgattttcctgcatatgGCATGCTTTCAGGATGGAGTACGCATGGAAAGTTGGCCTGCCCgtattgtatggagaactcaaaAACATTTACACTACAACATGGTGGGAAGACTTCTTTTTTTGACTGCCATCGTCAATTCTTGCCCATGGACCATGCATACAGATACCAAGTTGATAGTTTCTTCAATGGTAGAATAGAGACAGACCCCCCACCTCGTCGACTGTCTGGTGAGGAGTTGAAAAATAGGATCTCTGCTTTGCCTAATATAACTTTTGGTTTGAAAGCTCCTAAGCACACCATTCCTGGATTCGGTAAAGATCATAATTGGGTGAAAAGGAGCATATTTTGGGAGTTGCCCTATTGGCATACACTACTTATTCGACATAATTTAGATGTCATGCATATTGTTCGGAATGTGTTTCTCAATATATTTTACACTTGTATGGATGTAAAAGGGAAGACTAAAGATAATGTGAAAGCAAGGCAAGATTTGGAGTTGTATTGCAAGCGTCCTAAGTTGAGGATTCAATTTGTTAATGGAAAGCTAGTTAAGCCTCCAGCTTCCTATGTATTGTCCAAAGACCAAGCAATGGAGGTCTGCGAGTGGGTGAAAGGGTTAAGACTGCCTGATGGATATGCTTCAAACATATCGAAGTGTGTTAACCTGGATGATTATAAGTTTTACGGGTTAAAAAGTCACGATTGTCATGTTTTCATGCTGAGATTGCTTCCAATTGCATTCCGTGAAGTATTGCCAGCACCAGTGTGGGATGCATTGACAGAATTAAGCTGTTACTTTAGAGATTTATGCAGCACAACTTTGCGTGTCCAAGATATGGAGGTTCTTGAGAAAAATATTGTGGTAACTCTCTGCAAACTTGAGAAGATATTCCCTCCTGCATTTTTTGACTCAATGGAGCACTTACCTGTTCATCTAGCTTATGAAGCTAAGGTTGGGGGGCCCGTGCAGTACAGATGGATGTACCCCTTTGAAAG GCTTATGCATGATATAAAGCAGAAGGTAAAGAATCGAGCATCGATTGAAGGTTCTATTGTCGAGGCTTACATCATAGAAGAAATATCAACTTTCTGTTCGCATTATTTTGAGCCTTCTATACAAACAAGGTTAAATCAAGTTCCCCGTAATGAAGATGAAGGGGAGTTTGATCTCGTGGATCGTCTATCCATTTTTACTCATCAAGGTCGACCTTTTGGAAAACCTTCTGCAAGGCATTTGACTACTCAGGAGTTTAATGCTGCTGAGTTATATGTTCTTCTTAATTGTGTGGAGGTTCAACCTTTTGGAAA gtattttgatgattatatcCGGCAATCTTGTCCAAATATAAGCCAAATTGATTTGGAAAGACGACGCGAAATGGAGTTTCCGGCTTGGTTTAGATCATAT GTTAATGACAGTAAAAATCATGTTGATGGGCGCTTAAAGGACCTATCATATGGCCCTGGGAATAAAGTTAAATGTTATAAAGGCTACTTTGTGAATGGGTACAGATTTCACACCAAAGAATATGGAAAggataaaagaaccttcaacagTGGTGTGTGCATTAAGGGAAGCAGTTACAATGACTTTGAGAGTGACTATTATGGGATGTTGGTTGACATTATCGAGTTAGACTATTTTGGGATTGGTAATAAAGTAGTGTTATTCAAATGTGACTGGTATGACAGAGATAAGGGTATGAAAGTGCATCCTCAACATGGCCTCGTTGAGATCAATTACAAACTAAGACTTCCAACCAATGATCCGTTTGTATTAGCTCAACAAGCACATCAGGTGTTCTATACTGGTTACCCAGGTAAGAAGAAGAATCGAAGATTGTGGTGGGCAGTAATTAAGACAAAAGCTAGAGGTAGGTTCCTTCCTAGTGGGacagaagaaaatttttctgatttttatcAAGAAGAAAACTACAGGATTCCTACCCCAATCTCGATGACAGATGAGCTTGATGACCCAGACATTTTGGTTGGTGTTAATAGAGATGCAGAAGATATTGATGCAGCAGAAATTGAGTTGACAACTAACCAAATGGAAGAGGAtcttgaggatgaagaagaagattttgaagatgaacaaACTGAGGAAGAGGAGCATGAGGCTGAGGAAGATTAA
- the LOC120104770 gene encoding scopoletin glucosyltransferase-like, translated as MTRPSLSTSPFLTSSADVARELGIPRLVFHVSGLFSLTVHDTIHLQSPHLSVSSDSEPFLVSGLPHRVELIKSELPETFLLPQSLDTKRDAEKNSFGIIVNTFFDLEPEYAEIYMKEPGRRTWLIGPVSLVHKDKNDLSNRGQDPDADPALLLSWLDTKPASSVLYVCFGSLCEFGDDQLNEIGAGLEASGHPFIWVVRRNPGESLSPRIEEIKKRVGVRGIIVHGWAPQVVVLGHPAVGGFMTHCGWNSTLEAVCAGVAMVAWPLFYEQFINQRLITDVLKIGVRVPGVGGNMLLMGWKNDVVKAQEVAGALERVMGKGEEAEGMRRRAREFGKKARLAMEEGGVIARGLGPVDR; from the coding sequence ATGACGCGACCTTCGCTCTCCACCTCCCCCTTCTTGACCTCCTCCGCCGATGTTGCCCGAGAACTCGGCATCCCTCGCCTCGTCTTCCATGTCTCCGGCCTCTTCTCTCTCACAGTCCACGACACCATCCACCTCCAATCTCCCCACCTCAGCGTCTCATCCGATTCCGAACCCTTCCTCGTCTCCGGCCTCCCACACCGCGTGGAGCTCATCAAGTCCGAGCTCCCGGAGACCTTCCTCCTTCCGCAGTCACTTGACACGAAGAGAGATGCCGAGAAGAACAGCTTCGGCATCATCGTCAACACCTTCTTCGATCTCGAGCCAGAATATGCTGAGATTTACATGAAAGAACCGGGCCGAAGAACGTGGCTGATCGGCCCGGTGTCCCTCGTCCACAAGGACAAGAACGACCTGAGCAACCGAGGTCAGGATCCCGACGCGGATCCCGCCCTGTTGCTAAGCTGGCTGGACACAAAGCCAGCCAGCTCCGTGTTATACGTCTGCTTCGGAAGCCTCTGCGAGTTTGGCGATGATCAATTAAATGAGATCGGCGCCGGGCTCGAGGCTTCCGGCCACCCATTCATATGGGTGGTGAGGAGGAATCCGGGGGAGAGCTTGTCACCACGAATTGAAGAGATCAAGAAGAGGGTGGGGGTAAGGGGAATAATAGTCCATGGATGGGCTCCGCAGGTGGTAGTACTGGGCCACCCAGCGGTTGGAGGATTCATGACTCATTGCGGGTGGAACTCGACGCTGGAGGCGGTGTGTGCAGGGGTGGCGATGGTTGCATGGCCGCTGTTCTACGAGCAGTTCATAAATCAGAGGCTAATCACGGATGTGCTCAAGATCGGGGTGAGGGTGCCGGGGGTGGGAGGGAACATGTTGCTAATGGGATGGAAGAATGACGTAGTGAAGGCGCAGGAGGTCGCGGGGGCGCTGGAGAGGGTGATGGGGAAAGGGGAGGAGGCGGAGGGGATGCGGAGAAGGGCGAGAGAGTTTGGAAAGAAGGCGAGGTTGGcgatggaggaagggggggtcATCGCACGGGGACTTGGACCGGTTGATAGATGA